The genomic stretch GAAACAGGCGTAACGACCAATTGGGCGAACGCGGTGGACTCCATGTCTAAAGCGGTGTCCCTCTTTGAGGAAAATGTCTTTTGGACCACGTCCAGCGCCTTGAGCGGTGCTGGATAAAAACCCTTGGTGCTTTTCAGGACTTCCTTACGCGATCGTCCAAAGACGACACTGCGGCCCAACGAAGTATTTTCAAGGAAAGCGTCCATGCCTTTGCGGGGATTTGGACGAAAGATCCGCTGGTTGGGCACACGGACGATCTCCCCGATGAATTCGGCCAAGCGCTGCGGCAGGCCTGCCTGCGGATAAAGACGGTCCACCAGCCCCATCCTGAAAGCCGCCTCGGCGCTGACCGGAGCGCCGGAAAGGATGAGTTTCAAGGACCCCTGCAAACCGACCAGACGCGGCAGACGAAAAGTACCGCCAAAACCCGGAACGATCCCCAGATTGACCTCCGGCAAACCGATCTTCACCTTATCATTGAACGTCGCGATACGGTAACGGCATGCCAAAGCCAGTTCGCATCCGCCCCCCAGGGCCGCGCCGTCAATGACAGCCACCGTCGGGAAAGCCAAGTCCTCCAATTTGTCCAGAACCCTTTGCCCGGCCTGCGATTTGGCCTTGCCGTCGTTGACCTCAACGATGTTCTCGATCTCCTTAATGTCCGCGCCGGCGATAAAAATGTCCTTTTTCGCGCTTTGGATGATGAGGGCCGTCAGCGGGGGCCTGTTCTTGATCTCGTCAAGGATCCTGTCAAAACGGGTGATCACGTCAGCGGTCAGCACATTGACCTTGACGTCGGGGGCGTCAAAGGTGATGATCCCGATGCTGGCTTCCTGTTTAAAAAATACGGGCATTTGATTTCCTTTAATGTACGGGCACGGCATGCCGTGCCCCTACAGTCAACGTTCCAAAACTACGGCTGCCCCCTGGCCTCCGCCAATACACAAAGACACTAATCCCCTATTGAGGTTATTGCGTTTCAAATGTTTCAACATGGTCAAAATGAGCCGCGCCCCGGTGGCACCGACGGGATGCCCCAAAGCCACGGCCCCGCCGTTGACGTTCAGCTTGGCCGGATCTATGGACCCTGTATACCCCTCATAACCGAATTGCTTGGCGAATTGCGGCGAATCCATGGCTTTCAAACAAGCCAAGACCTGCACGGCAAAGGCCTCATTGATCTCAACGGCCTGCATGTCGGACAATTTCAAACCCGCTTTCTTTAAAGCTATGGGAATGGCGTGGGCCGGGCCTATGCCCATGCGCCGCGGCTCCACTCCGGCAAAAGCGAAAGACCGGATATACCCCAGGGGCTCAAGGCCCAATTCTTTCGCGCGGCTTTCGGAAGCGACCAAAAGGGCCACAGCCCCGTCGGTGATCTGGCTGGCGTTGCCGGCCGTGACCGTGCCGCCGGTCCTGTCAAACACGGCTTTTAATTTACCCAGGGCCTCCATGGTCTGCCCCTCGCGGGGACCATTGTCATCCATCACAAGTTCCCTGAATTTCGGACCCGGAATGACCGGCACGATCTCCTGGCGCAGCGCATAGCGGCCGGCAATGGCCTTTTGATGGCTCAACAAAGAAAATTCGTCCTGTTCTTTGCGCGTAATGCCGAATTCCTTGGCCAGCACCTCCGCGGTCTGCCCCATGCCCAAACCGCAGACCGGATCGGTCAAGCCCAGCATGAGACCGATGCGCGGGCTGAAATGACGCGGACGAAATTTTAAAAAGGCCCACAACCTGGCCACGGCTGTTTTGGCCCTCTGCACTTCGCCGAATATCTCCTGCGTGTCTTTGCGGAAAAAAAACGGGATATTGCTCATGGATTCGGTGCCGCCGGCCAAAATACAGCGGCCTTCCCCGGTCCTGATCCTGACGGCGGCGCTCACCACGGCCTCGATGCCGGAAGCGCAATTGCGATGCACGGTGAAAGCCGGCGTCGTCACAGGGATGCCGGCCAGCAAAGCGATGACGCGCGCCACGTTGGCGGCGTCCATCGGCTGGGCCACGTTGCCGAAGATCACCTCGTCGATGACCTTGACATCAAGCGCCATACGGTCGATCAGTTCCCGCGCGGCGATGCGCGCCAATTCCTGCGCGCTCAAATCATTAAAAGCCGTCCCCATCTTGCAAAACGGGGTCCTGATGCCGTTGACGACCGCGATCCTTTCCATCATTTTTTACGCTTTCGGCCGGATATCCACGATCCGTTTTTCCTTGTTGGCCGTTTCCAGTTCCAGACGTTTGACCATTTCGGAAAGCGGGATGATCTTCACCTCGTTGGGGGAAATCTCCGCGCTGGCCACCAGTTTGCTTTTGACATCGTCCGCCAGAGCCGACGCATCCTGCCCTGCTTTAGGCGTGATGTACACGGCCACCTCGTCCACATCATAGGGATCATTGTTGTGTTTGCGGATCTCGATCTGCCATTCCTCAACATACGGGATGTCGCTGATGACACTGCCGAAATGGCTCAAATTGACCAAAGCGCCTTTGATCTTGGACAATTGCAGGTCTTTATTGTCGGAAAGGCGGGTGATATCGCTCGACAACCGCAAGGTCGTCCTCCGGCAATAAGGACATGCCCCGTACGTCATGCCGCCTGTGACGATATCGCCGGTGCGGTAACGCAGGACAACGCTGGCACGGGCATCCAGCGCGGTATAGACCAGTTCCCCATCCTGGCCTTCTTCCTTGATCTGGCCTGTTTGCGGGTCAACGATCTCAAAGATCTCTTTGTCTGGATAAAGATGATAACCGCTGGAAACGTCATGGGGCGCCGGGCATTCGGCCCAGGCCGAACGCGCCTCTGTAAAACCATAGGTCCCGAAAATAAAAACGTCCTTGGCCCCCTGCCGGGCGAGCATCCCGGAGAGTTTTGCTTTATACCCCGGGGTGACCTTGGCGGCGCCCAGCACGATCTTTTTGATGTATGAGAGGTCCTGCCCTTTTTCCTGGGCAAAACGCACCAGATGATAAACGTAACTGGGCACGCCCAGGACCACCGACGGTTTGATGCGCGAGAGCGCGACCATGTTGCCCTCGGTGCCCAGGACCTTTCCCCCGCCGGTGCTCAAAGAGAATACCCCCGATTCCAGCGCTCCGAAAAACACCTGCCAGAACGCCAGATGCGGGGCAAAAGGAAAAATGTTCATGATGCGCTCATCGGGCGCGATATCGAACAGACGCACCATCCGGCTTCCGGAAAGGTTCAAATTGCCGATGTCAGCGCGGCTGTAGATAAAAGGCACGGGGCTGTTGGTCGTTCCGGTCGTGAACGTCATAAAGACCGGACGGTATTCGCGGCCCAGACGGTCCTGGACATGTTCTTTGCCTTTGCATAAAGACAGGGCCGCTAACTTCAATAATTCACTTTTGGGCCAAAAGCGGCGCATCTTTTCCTGGTCCGGCGCAAGGACGAAATCGCGGAATTTCTGGGGGTTTTCTTTGGAAATGAGGTCCAGTTTGCTGGTGAAAGGAAGGTGCTTTAAGTCCGCGGTACCGCGGATATGGCGGGGATCAATGTTGTTGTCATCAAATAATTTGCGGTAATGGGGACTGAACGGATAAACGTGACGGTTGATGAAATGGCGTAACTTCCGGTCCTGGAGGGCTTTGACTTGAACGTACGATAAAGACGTGAGATCAGACCACGGATCCATACTTTTTAGTGTAGTATAACCCGCCGCGGGTGACGAGCGAAATCTCAAAAAAGAAATCCCCGTTTCTGCCCAATGGCGGAAACGGGGATTTTCTTTCTCAAAGACGAATTAATTACTTTTGCGCGGGAGCGGGAGCTGCAGCCGGAACAGCGGCAGGGGCCTCTTCCTCTTCAGCCGGATCTTCTTCGGCAGGAACAACAGGCGCTTTGGCTTCGGCAACTGCTTTGGCTAACTTCTCGGCGAACGGGGTCGAATCAGAATCATAGGCGGCCTTGCCCTTAGGGCAGACATTGAAAGAAACGCCCTCGGCTTCCATCTTGGTATAATCATTGGGGTCATTCAAATTCAACTCACGGCCGGTCAAAGGACAGATCTTGTTGCCCGCTTCTATAACAACAGGGGCGGCGGGTTCGGCGGCAACGGCAGGTTCTGCGGTAACAGCGGGTTCGGGGGCGGTTTGGGCGAAAACAATACCCGCGGCAAGAGCGAATGCGGCGGTCAAAACAACCAATTCCTTATTCATAACTTCTCTCCTTTTTTTAGATAAGAACTATTTCTTATACATTACCACAGATGAAAACTTTTCCAAACATTTTTTTAAGAGCCCCTGGCGCACAGTTTCTTTGTTTTCTCTTCAATGCAGGCCGTCAATTCTTCAAAAGACCTCTCGAACGCCAAAAGGCCTTCATCCAGCAATTTCAGGCACAGGACATTGACGTCCATGCCCGATGCCCTCAATTCCTCCAGGGCGCGCTGGGACGCGGCCACATCCTTAAAGACCGCCGCAGTCTTCAGCGTCCCGTGATCTAAAAACGCTTCCAGGGTCTTCTCCGGCAGGGTATTGACCGTAGGACGGACGATCAGTTCCGTGACGTATTTGATATCGCTGTAACAGGGATCCTTGGTCCCGGTCGAAGCCCACAGCACGCGCTGAACGCGGGCGCCTTTGGCTTCAAGTGTTTTGAAATCAGCGCCGGAAAAGGTCTGGCCGAACTTATGAAAAATGATCGCGCAATTGTGCACCGCGGCGCGCCCCTTCAAAGACGCTTTTTCCTCGCCCAGCCATTTGTCCACGGCCGTATCAATGCGGCTGACGAAAATGCTGGCCACCGAACGGACCTTGCTGACATCTCCGCCTTCCTGGGCAAAACGGCTTAATCCTTTGATATAACTCCAGGCCACCTGCTGGTATTGTTCAGCGGAAAAAATGAGGGTCGCGTTGACGTTAACGCCTTCGGCGATCAACTGTTCAACCACCAGACAGCCGTTTTTGGTGGCCGGGACCTTGATCATCACATTGGGCCGCGCCAATTTTTTCCAGAGACGCAGCCCTTCCATGAATTGCGCCTGGATTTCCCTGCCCAATTTCGGGTTGATCTCCAAACTGACATAACCGTCCAAACCTTTGGTCTCTGCATAGACCTCTTTAAAAAGGTCAGCGGCATCCTGAACGTCCTTGATGGTCAGATCGTCGTAGATCTCAAATGTGGACTTGCCGGCTTCCGCTAATTCTATGATACGGCTGTCATAATCGGCGCTGGACGTGACGGCCTGTTTGAAGATGGTTGGGTTGGACGTTTGCCCGCGCAGTCCCTGGTCAATGAGGGATTTGAGACGGCCGGAGGCGATCATAGAGCGGCTGATATTGTCGATCCAAAAACTCTGGCCGAGGGCCGCGATCTCGTGCATCTTTGTTTTAGGCATGATCATTTTCTTTTGATGACCTTTTTGACCGCTTCAATGATATTGACGTCCTTCAAACCGTAGTGCGCCTGCAACTGGGCAGGCGTACCGCTTTCGCCGAACGAGTCCTTGACCCCGATGATCTCCATGGGGGCCGGGGCATGCTCTGCTACAACTTCAGCGACGGCGCTACCCAAACCGCCGGCCATTTGATGCTCTTCCGCCGTGACAATGGCGCCCGTTTCCTTGACGGAAACGACAATGGCTTGGATATCAATGGGTTTGATGGTGTGCATGTTCACGACTTTAACGCTGATGCCCTCATGAAACAATTTTTCGGCCGCGGACAAGGCCTCGGACACCATGGCCCCGCAGGCAATGACCGTAACATCCTTACCCTTGCGCAGGACATTGGCTTTGCCGATGACAAACGGGTCTTCTTGTTTGGTGATGATGGGAAGCGGCGCGCGGCTGGTGCGCATATAAAAAGGGCCAGGCGTATTGGTGATGGCGCGGGTGGCTTTTTTGGCTTCAAGGACATCCGCGGGGCAGATGACCCTCATGTTGGGCAAAACCCGCATGATGGCAAAGTCCTCCAGGCACTGGGCGCTGGCCCCGTCTTCCCCGACGGTCACGCCGCCGTGCGAGCAGACCACCTTGACATTGCAATTGTTGTAGCAGATGTCCAGGCGGATCATGTCATAGGCGCGGTTGGTCAAAAACACGGCAAACGACGTGGCAAAGACGACGAAACCCTGGGTGCTTAAACCCGCGGCCGTGCCGATCACGTCCTGTTCCGCGATGCCGAGGTTAAAAAAACGTTCGGGGAATTCTTTCTTGAAATATTCCGCGCGGGTGGCGTCTTCCAGGTCGCCGGAAACCACGACAATGTTCTGATTGACGCGGCCCAAAGCCGTTATTTCTTCGCCGAAACCGTCACGGGTCGGGATGGGTTTTAATTCCATATTATTTTCCGCCAGAGGCGGATCCGCCTCCGGCGGACAATTCCTTTAATGCCTGGGCCAATTGCTCTTGATTAGGTGCCTTGCCGTGCCAGGCGCTTTTGCCTTCCATGAATGAAACGCCTTTGCCTTTGACCGTGTGGGCGATGATGACCGAAGGTTTGCCCTGGATGTCTTTGAGCGCGTCAAACGCCGCAACCAGGTCCTTGATGCTGTGCCCGTTGACCTCAAAAACATGCCAGCCGAACGAAGCCCATTTTTGACCCAGCGGCTCCAAATTTTTGATCTCATTGGTGGGGCCGTTCTCCTGCACCTTGTTGTAATCCACGATGGCGCAGACATGGTCAAGTTTGTAGTGGGCCGCGGTCATGGCCGCTTCCCACACCGACCCTTCCTGGATCTCGCCGTCGCCCAGGAGGCAATAGACCTTGAAATCCTTGCCGCGCATCCGGGCGCCCAAAGCAATGCCGTTGGCGAACGCAAGCCCATGCCCCAAAGACCCGGTGCTGAATTCAACGCCCGGGACCTTGGTATGCACGTGGCCCTGCAGACGGGCGCCGAACTTGCGGAATGTTTTTAATTCTTCTTTGGGGAAATAACCGAAATTGGCCAGCGTCACATAAACCACGGGGCTGACATGGCCTTTGGAAATGATGAGGCGGTCGCGGCCCTCCCATTTCGGATCAGACGGCTTATGGCTCATCTGATGCCCATAAAGGGTGAGCATGATCTCGACGCTGGACAAGGAACCGCCCGGATGGCCGGAACCGGCGCAGGCGAGGGTCTCTAAGATCTCATGGCGTATTTGAACGGCTTGACGTTCGAGGGAAACGATATCGAGCGGCTTTACAGACACGCAAAGAGTATATTCAAATCCATTTTGTTCGTCAAGACAAAAGCCTGCGCAGATGAACCTTGAACGCGGCCGGGTCAATGGGGACATTGGTCACGAAATCCGCGTGGGGACGGCCTTTGCGGTATTCGGGAACGTCTTTGGGTATGGCCAGATATCTGGTGATCAGGGACAGGTCAAAATCATAAAGGATGGTGCCGTGATGCAGGATATGATCCTTGCCCCGTTTCTGGGCATTGCCGGAGAATTTCTTTTCGCTGCCCGCTAAAACAATATCAGAAGTAGGCCGAAACAGGGCTTTGACCCCCAATGGCTCCAGGGCGGCAATGACCTTGGCGCTGATCCATTCATAGGACTTGCGCAGATCGTTGAGAACGGGATATTGTATTTTAGAAAGGACCAGCGCGTAGTTGAGGCAGCCGGGCCCCTGCACCACCGTGCCTCCGCCGGAAGCGCGGCGCAAAATGGGGATGCCATCAGCTTCGGCCTCTTTGAGGCGGACATCTTCTTCGATCTTCCCGATGCGGCCGACCACGATAAAAACGCGCGGGGATTCCCAAAAACGCACAACAGGCCCCGCCCCCTCCTTATCAGCTAAACGCAATAAATTCTCATCAAAATCAATATTTTGCCGGGGATCGGGGAATGAAACATCTTCAAAACGCATAAGATGTCTTCACGTCGCGCGCGGCCTTGACCTCATCAGGACGTGAGATCGGCATGGTCTTGGGAAGGTCTTTGAAGGCCCCGGGATCCAACTTGGATAAGGCGTCTGCGGCGATCATCTCATCGATAAAAGCGTCCATGGTCTGCTTGGACTCGGTTTCCGTGGGCTCGATCATGACCGCTTCGGGTACGCTGATGGGGAAATACACCGTCGGCGGATGGATGCCGCGGTCAATGAGGAATTTGGCAATGTCAATGGCGTGCACGCCGCGGCTGGCCTGGATGGACGCGGAAAAAACCGCTTCGTGCATGCACAGCTTGTCAAAACACAATTTATAGTATGGCTGAAGACGGCGCATGATGTAATTGGCATTGAGAACCGCGTGGTCGGCCGTTGCCTTGAGGCCTTCTTTGCCGAGCATCAGGAGATACGCGTAAGCCCTCAACAAAAGGGCAAAATTGCCGTAAAAAGCCGCGATGTATCCGATGGAATCAGGGTAGTCATAATCCAGGGCAAAGGTGCCGTCCTTGCGTTTGATGACCCGTGAAATGGGCAAAAACTTGGCGAGTTTGTCATTGACCCCGACAGGTCCGGCGCCCGGGCCTCCCCCGCCGTGCGGTGTCGTGAATGTCTTGTGCGTGTTGATATGCATCACGTCAAAACCCAAGTCCCCGGGCCGGCAGCGGCCCAGCAGTGCGTTCAAATTGGCCCCGTCATAATACATGATCCCGTCCACGGAATGGATGATCTTGGCAATTTCATCAATGTTGGATTCAAAAAGGCCGTAGGTGCTGGGGCAGGTCATCATCAGGCCCGCCACCTCGTCGTTGACAGCGCTTTTTAATTTTGCGATGTCCATTCCACCGTCTTTATTGGAAGGGATGGAAATGGTCTCGTATCCGGCGATGGCGGCGCTGGCCGGATTGGTGCCGTGGGCGGAATCCGGGATGATGACATATTTCTTCTTCTGGTTACCTTTGGCCTTATGATACGCGGCCATGAGCATAATGCCGGTCAATTCGCCGTGCGCGCCGGCCAGGGGCTGGAGCGTAAAATGCGAAAAGCCGGTCATTTCACACATCCATTGCTCAAGCTCGTAAAGGACCTCCAGGGCACCCTGGGTGAGCATTTCCCCACCCGCCAGTTGAGGCAGGAGCGGATGAAGGTCAGCGAAACCGGACAGACGCGACAGGGCCTCGGTGAACTTGGGGTTATACTTCATGGTGCAGGAGCCCAGCGGATAAAAATGGGTGTCGACGGAGAAATTCTTTTGAGACAAAAGGGTATAATGGCGCACGACATCCAGTTCCGATACCTCGGGCAAGGGCGCATCGTTGCCGCGGGCATACTTTTGCGGCACCTTGGCCTTAACCGGCACGTCGGAATCCGGAAACCTGAATCCCCTGCGGCCCTGAACGCTCTTTTCAAAAATTAATTTCATAACGTTTCTTCCAGCGCTTTAACGTACGCATCAATTTCCGCCTTCGTACGCTTTTCCGTGACAGCCACCAATAAATATTTCTCCATACCTTTATAGTAGCGCCCCAGCGGGAACCCGGCGGCGAAGCCCTTCTTGATCATGGCTCCGACGACATCAGAAGCATCCTTGGGCAGGCAGATGGTGAACTCGTTGAACGTCGGCGAAGAACGCTTGACCTCAACACCTTTGATCTTCGCTATTTCCTGTTTGGCGTATTCGGCCTTGTCTAAATTCAGCTGTGCCATTTCCTTCAAGCCCTGACGGCCGATCATGGACATGAAGATCGCCGCCTGCAAAGCGCACAAGGAAACATTGGTGCAAATGTTGGACGTGGCCTTTTCGCGGCGGATGTGCTGTTCGCGCGCCTGCAGGGTATTGACAAAACAGCGGCGCCCTTGGGTATCAACGGTTTCCCCGACGATGCGGCCGGGCATTTTGCGCATGTATTTCCCGCGCACGGTCATGAACCCCAGATACGGCCCGCCGAAATTCAGCGGCAATCCCAGGGACTGGCCTTCGCCGGTGACGATGTCCGCGCCCATGGCCCCGGGGGTCTTGAGCAATCCCAGCGACACCGGATAAACGCTGACAATGGCCAAGGCTCCGACGCTATGGGCCTTTTCAATAATATCGGTCAGGTCATCGATGGCGCCAAAAAAATTAGGGTTCTGCAGGATAACGGCCGCGGTGTTCCGGTCCAGGAGTTTTTCGATCTCGGGCCGGCTGCTTTGCCCGTGCACGACCGGCGTTTCTTCAAATTGATAATGCAAATGATGCGTGTAGGTCTTGAGAATTTTGCGGTAAATGGGGCTGACCCCGCCGTCCATGATGATCTTGGAACGGCCCGTGACGCCCATCGCCATCATCATGGCCTCATACAAGGCCGTGCCGCCGTCATACAAAGAGGCGTTGGACACGTCCATGCCCGTCAAAGCGCACATGGAACTCTGGTATTCAAACAGGGACTGCAGGGTGCCCTGCGCGCATTCGGGCTGATAGGGCGTATAGGCGGTGTAAAATTCCCCGCGTGACGTGAGCATGCCCACGGCCGAAGGAATGTAATGGTCGTAAAATCCGCCGCCCAAGAACGGCACCAGGTGCACGTTATTTTTTAAGGAAAGCCCGGTGACCTTGCGCACGACCTCATATTCGGAAAGCCCCTCGGGCAGATCAAAGGACTTCGGACGGTGTTTGGGCTTGATGTCCGCAAAAAGTCCGTCTATGGAAGGAACGCCGGCAATGTCCAGCATTTGCCGGACTTCGGCATCGGTATTGGTGATATAAGGGTTCACGGGGTCATTGCTCTATGGTTGTGAGGTAATTGCGGTAGTCCTCGGCCGTCATTAAGGAAGAGGCCTCTTCGGAGCTGGTGATCTCGATCTTGGCGATCCAGCCCTTTTCGTAACAGTCCTTGTTGATCAGGCCCGGATCGTCTTGCAGGGCGCGGTTGACCTCGGTCACCCGGCCGGACATGGGAGAAAAAATATCGCTGGCCGCCTTGACCGACTCAACAGAAACGAACTGCTCGAACTGTTCAACCTCCGTCCCTTCCTTGGGAAGTTCGATATAGGTGACGTCGCCCAGGGCGTTCTGGGCATAATCGGTGATGCCGACGGTGCCGGTATTGTCCTCAATATTGATCCACTCGTGGTCCTTGGTGTACAGATAATGGTCAATGATCTCAACAGCGCCGCTCATGTGACACTCCTATTTTCCCGATCATTTTTTTAAAGAGCCGTTCTTGTAAAACGGCCTGCGGGTCATCATGCCTTCGGTTTTGGTTTTATCATCCCCGAAAAGAATTTTCTTTTCAAGGACATTTTCCCCTTTTTCAACAAAGCCGATGCCGACCCCGGCATTCAGGCCCGCTGAAAATGTCCCGCTCGTCACTGTGCCGACGGCCCTGCCCTGTCCATTGTACAGCGTATGGCCGGCGCGCGGCGATTTGCGCGAACCGGAAACAAAATACCCGACCGTGCGGTGGTTGCCCGCCTCTTTTTGACGAAGGACCGCCTCTTTACCGATAAAATCCTTGTTTCCGTCAATGAACTTATCCAGTCCCGCCTCCAGAGGAGAAATATTCTCCTCCAATTCATGGCCATAAAGCGAATAACACATCTCAATACGCAAAACGTCGCGCACGCCCAGGCCGGTCGGCTTGACACCGGGGTCCTTTAAAATGCGGCGCCATATTTCAACGGCCTGTCCCCAGGGACAATAGATCTCATAGCCCAATTCGCCGGTATATCCGGTGCGGCTGACGATGCAGCGGATGCCGGCCACATCAAGGACCTCGAACCCGTAATAAGACAAACGCTCAATGCCGGGGACCAAAGGTTTCAAAACATCCCGCGATAAAGGGCCCTGCACGTCGATCTTCGCGGTCTCGAACGACGCGTCGCGAAACGGGGTGTTCCCGGATAAATGCGCTTTGACATGCGCGGCATCCTTGGCAATATTGGCCGCGTTGACCACCATCATCCATGCCTCGCCGGTCAGACGGTATACAATGCAATCGTCGATGACACCGCCCTGATCGTTGAGCATGACGCCGTAACGGCAGGTCAAAACCGGCATGTCCGCGATGGTCTGCGTGACGATCCGGTCCAGACCGCAGGCAACGGCGTCCCCGCAGATGATGAACTCCCCCATATGAGAGCAGTCAAAGATGGAACATCTCTTGCGGTTATCTTCCCACTCGGCCAAAATGCCCGCATATTGCAAAGGCATGTTCCAGCCGCCAAAAGTCACCATTTTGGCGCCAAGGGCGGCGTGTTCGCCGGCCAGAGGCGTATTATGAATAACTGTTTCGGTGGGCATAGTATCTGATGGTATAAGAATGGTATTTTTTAATCAAGATATTTTATTCCAAGAATTCCTTTGCCACGGGCCCGGGGAAGAATAAAATACATGAAGAAAGGAACTCACCATGTCGTTCAATGACTTTATGAACAAGGTCCGCCAATGGGACAACCGCACCGCCCAATGGATGATACGCCATTTTTATATCCTTTTCTTCGAGATCATCCTGGTGGTCCTATTCATC from Candidatus Omnitrophota bacterium encodes the following:
- the gcvT gene encoding glycine cleavage system aminomethyltransferase GcvT, with product MPTETVIHNTPLAGEHAALGAKMVTFGGWNMPLQYAGILAEWEDNRKRCSIFDCSHMGEFIICGDAVACGLDRIVTQTIADMPVLTCRYGVMLNDQGGVIDDCIVYRLTGEAWMMVVNAANIAKDAAHVKAHLSGNTPFRDASFETAKIDVQGPLSRDVLKPLVPGIERLSYYGFEVLDVAGIRCIVSRTGYTGELGYEIYCPWGQAVEIWRRILKDPGVKPTGLGVRDVLRIEMCYSLYGHELEENISPLEAGLDKFIDGNKDFIGKEAVLRQKEAGNHRTVGYFVSGSRKSPRAGHTLYNGQGRAVGTVTSGTFSAGLNAGVGIGFVEKGENVLEKKILFGDDKTKTEGMMTRRPFYKNGSLKK